A part of Pararhizobium sp. A13 genomic DNA contains:
- a CDS encoding gamma carbonic anhydrase family protein — MPLYALGPARPSVPAEGGYWVAPDAHVIGKVELGEDVGVWFGAVLRGDNEPIRVGARTNIQEGVVIHVDPGFPVAIGEGCTIGHHAIVHGCTIGDNSLIGMGATVLNGAVIGNNCLVGANALVTEGKVFPDNSLIVGAPAKAIRLLDETAVAGLKNSANGYVKKWQLFATSLSVIG, encoded by the coding sequence ATGCCGCTTTATGCACTTGGCCCAGCACGACCATCTGTCCCCGCAGAAGGCGGCTATTGGGTGGCGCCGGACGCGCATGTCATCGGCAAGGTCGAACTGGGCGAAGACGTCGGTGTCTGGTTCGGCGCCGTGCTGCGCGGCGACAATGAGCCGATCAGGGTCGGCGCCCGCACCAATATCCAGGAAGGTGTCGTCATCCATGTCGATCCCGGCTTTCCGGTTGCGATCGGAGAGGGCTGCACCATTGGCCATCACGCCATCGTGCATGGCTGCACCATTGGCGACAATTCGCTGATTGGCATGGGCGCAACGGTGCTGAATGGTGCTGTGATCGGCAACAACTGCCTGGTCGGCGCCAATGCGCTGGTGACGGAAGGCAAGGTCTTTCCCGACAATTCCCTGATCGTCGGCGCACCGGCAAAGGCCATCCGGCTGCTGGATGAGACAGCCGTCGCCGGCTTGAAGAACTCGGCGAACGGCTACGTCAAGAAATGGCAGCTTTTCGCGACAAGCCTGTCCGTCATCGGGTAG
- a CDS encoding heavy metal translocating P-type ATPase, translating into MAETAIDPVCGMTVKLNAGKPNLEYQGTTYHFCSQRCHGRFGADPWFFLSGHAKDKPKAAKKATLYTCPMDPEIVRDAPGTCPICGMALEPMGAPVEGPNPELVYFTRRFWVSLACAVPLVILSMGPMVGLPIRDWIGARIATYLELLLATPVVLWAAKPFFERGWVSLRTGHYNMWTLIMLGVGAAYLYSVVATLFPSFFPMEFGGHHGDVAVYFEAAAVIVALVFVGQILELRARERTGDAIRALMNLAPKTARRIQPDGTEQDAPLENILAGDHVRIRPGEAVPVDGIVTEGRSSVDESLITGEPLPVEKIAGAEVTGGTINRNGTLVVRAEKVGSDTVLSQIVEMVASAQRSRAPIQKLADRVSGWFVPAVVLVAVAAFVGWLMLGPQPSFVYGLVAAVSVLIIACPCALGLATPISIMTATGRGAQSGVLVREAAALERLAAIDMLIVDKTGTLTEGKPRLTDVLVGPTFPENRLLMLAASLEKASEHPLAEAIVAGAKARDVPLVAVSDFEAVNGKGVSGRVDGDLVLAGNAAMLADVGIDTSAFADHAEGLRQNGRTALYVAVNSELAGLLALADEIKVNAVEAIRALHADGIRIVMATGDSAVTAHAVAKALGIDDVAADQLPEDKKALVERLKAEGRIVAMAGDGINDAPALAAADVGIAMGTGADVALESAGITLLKGDLSGIVRARTLSKATLSNIRQNLFFAFAYNAVGVPVAAGLLYPLTGSLLSPMIAAAAMSLSSVSVVTNALRLRRLKL; encoded by the coding sequence ATGGCCGAAACCGCCATTGATCCCGTCTGCGGCATGACAGTGAAACTCAACGCCGGAAAACCGAACCTCGAGTATCAGGGAACGACCTATCATTTCTGCAGCCAGCGCTGCCACGGCCGCTTCGGCGCTGATCCCTGGTTCTTCCTGTCCGGCCACGCAAAGGACAAGCCCAAGGCTGCCAAGAAGGCGACGCTCTACACCTGCCCGATGGACCCCGAAATCGTCCGTGACGCGCCCGGAACCTGCCCGATCTGCGGCATGGCGCTCGAGCCGATGGGCGCCCCGGTCGAGGGTCCCAATCCCGAACTCGTCTATTTCACGCGCCGCTTCTGGGTAAGCCTTGCCTGCGCTGTGCCGCTCGTCATCCTGTCGATGGGGCCGATGGTTGGCCTTCCGATCCGCGACTGGATCGGCGCCCGCATCGCCACCTATCTCGAACTCCTTCTGGCAACGCCGGTCGTGCTCTGGGCCGCCAAACCTTTCTTCGAGCGGGGATGGGTGTCGCTGCGCACCGGCCACTACAATATGTGGACGCTGATCATGCTCGGCGTCGGCGCGGCCTATCTTTACAGCGTCGTCGCAACGCTGTTCCCGAGCTTCTTTCCGATGGAATTCGGCGGCCATCACGGTGACGTTGCCGTCTATTTCGAGGCTGCGGCGGTGATCGTCGCGCTGGTCTTCGTCGGCCAGATCCTTGAGCTTCGCGCCCGTGAGCGCACCGGCGATGCGATCCGCGCGCTGATGAACCTCGCGCCGAAAACGGCGCGGCGGATCCAGCCGGATGGAACCGAACAGGACGCGCCGCTTGAAAACATTCTGGCTGGCGATCACGTGCGCATACGCCCCGGCGAAGCCGTGCCGGTCGATGGCATCGTCACCGAAGGCCGCTCCAGCGTCGACGAGAGCCTGATCACCGGCGAGCCTTTGCCGGTGGAAAAGATCGCGGGCGCCGAGGTCACCGGCGGCACCATCAACCGCAACGGCACGCTGGTCGTACGGGCGGAAAAGGTCGGCAGCGATACGGTCCTGTCGCAGATCGTCGAGATGGTCGCCTCGGCCCAGCGCTCGCGCGCGCCGATCCAGAAACTCGCCGACCGGGTGTCCGGTTGGTTCGTCCCTGCGGTCGTCCTTGTCGCCGTGGCGGCTTTCGTCGGCTGGCTGATGCTTGGTCCGCAACCGTCCTTCGTCTACGGGCTGGTCGCTGCCGTCTCCGTCCTCATCATTGCCTGCCCCTGTGCGCTCGGTCTCGCCACGCCGATCTCGATCATGACCGCGACGGGCAGGGGCGCCCAGTCGGGCGTGCTGGTCCGCGAAGCCGCGGCACTCGAGCGTCTTGCGGCCATCGATATGCTGATCGTCGACAAGACCGGCACGCTGACGGAAGGCAAGCCGCGTCTGACGGACGTGCTTGTGGGTCCCACCTTTCCGGAAAACCGGCTGCTGATGCTCGCGGCCTCCCTGGAAAAGGCCTCGGAACACCCATTGGCCGAGGCCATCGTCGCCGGGGCCAAGGCGCGGGACGTGCCGCTGGTTGCCGTTTCCGACTTCGAAGCGGTCAACGGCAAGGGCGTCTCCGGCCGGGTGGATGGCGATCTCGTGCTCGCAGGCAATGCCGCGATGCTGGCGGATGTCGGTATCGATACGTCAGCCTTTGCGGATCACGCCGAAGGGCTGCGCCAGAACGGCCGCACCGCGCTCTACGTCGCGGTCAATAGCGAACTGGCCGGTCTTCTGGCGCTGGCCGACGAGATCAAGGTCAATGCGGTCGAAGCCATCCGCGCGCTGCATGCCGATGGCATCCGCATTGTCATGGCGACGGGCGACAGTGCCGTCACAGCGCACGCAGTGGCGAAGGCGCTCGGCATCGACGATGTCGCGGCCGACCAGTTGCCGGAAGATAAGAAAGCGCTGGTCGAGCGCCTGAAGGCCGAGGGCCGCATCGTTGCCATGGCGGGCGACGGTATCAACGATGCGCCGGCTTTGGCGGCCGCGGACGTCGGCATCGCGATGGGTACCGGCGCCGATGTGGCGCTGGAAAGCGCCGGCATCACGCTGCTGAAGGGCGACCTGTCCGGTATCGTGCGGGCGCGAACCCTGTCGAAGGCGACGCTGTCGAACATTCGCCAGAACCTGTTCTTCGCCTTTGCCTACAACGCCGTGGGCGTGCCGGTCGCAGCCGGTCTGCTTTATCCGTTGACCGGCTCGCTGCTCTCGCCGATGATCGCCGCCGCTGCCATGAGCCTGTCCTCGGTTTCCGTCGTCACCAATGCACTTCGGCTGAGACGATTGAAGCTCTGA
- a CDS encoding Fur family transcriptional regulator, protein MMAQQLTKNQTLVLDALTHADGPLSAYTILDKLRDHGFRAPLQVYRALDKLLEFGMIHRLESMNSFVACSHPDHHHHDHGVTAFAICEDCGQVTEMHDAGIEERLSVLAGREHFKTEKTTIEIRGHCQNCTCA, encoded by the coding sequence CTGATGGCGCAGCAACTCACCAAGAACCAGACGCTGGTGCTCGATGCGCTGACCCATGCCGACGGCCCGCTCAGCGCCTATACCATCCTCGACAAGCTGCGCGACCACGGTTTCCGCGCTCCGCTGCAGGTCTATCGTGCGCTCGACAAGCTGCTCGAATTCGGCATGATCCACCGGCTCGAAAGCATGAACTCCTTCGTCGCCTGCTCGCATCCGGATCATCATCACCATGATCACGGCGTGACCGCCTTTGCGATCTGCGAGGATTGCGGCCAGGTGACCGAAATGCATGATGCGGGTATCGAGGAGCGGCTCTCGGTGCTTGCCGGCAGGGAGCATTTCAAGACCGAAAAGACGACGATCGAGATTCGCGGCCACTGCCAGAACTGCACCTGCGCATAA
- the znuB gene encoding zinc ABC transporter permease subunit ZnuB → MFDDFFTRALVAGIGLAITVGPLGCFVIWRRMAYFGDTMAHSALLGVALSLLFNLNLMLSVFIVAAVVSLLLLLLQKRGALSTDALLGILSHSALSIGLVMVAFMTWVRIDLVGFLFGDILAVSEADIDLVWGGGILVLFAIVYLWRPLLASTVNPELAEAEGLQPERARLYFMLLMALVIAIAMKIVGILLITSLLIIPAATARRFATSPEIMAVLASVIGALAVTGGLFGSLHFDTPSGPSIVVAAMGLFVLSLLPFGRNGETETAIHSTHGGHH, encoded by the coding sequence GTGTTTGACGATTTCTTCACCCGCGCGCTCGTTGCCGGCATCGGCCTTGCCATCACGGTCGGCCCGCTCGGCTGCTTCGTCATCTGGCGGCGCATGGCCTATTTCGGCGACACCATGGCGCATTCGGCATTGCTCGGCGTGGCGCTGTCGCTGCTGTTTAACCTCAATCTGATGCTGAGCGTCTTCATCGTCGCCGCCGTCGTTTCGCTGCTGCTGCTGCTGCTGCAGAAGCGCGGCGCGCTGTCGACAGACGCGCTGCTCGGCATTCTCTCCCACTCGGCGCTGTCGATCGGCCTCGTCATGGTCGCCTTCATGACCTGGGTGCGCATCGATCTCGTCGGCTTCCTGTTCGGCGATATCCTCGCGGTTTCCGAGGCTGATATCGATCTCGTCTGGGGCGGCGGCATTCTCGTTCTCTTCGCCATCGTCTATCTCTGGCGGCCGCTGCTTGCCTCCACCGTCAATCCGGAACTGGCCGAGGCCGAAGGCCTGCAGCCGGAGCGGGCGCGGCTTTATTTCATGCTGCTGATGGCCTTGGTGATCGCCATTGCCATGAAGATCGTCGGCATTCTGCTGATCACCTCGCTCTTGATCATTCCGGCGGCAACCGCCCGGCGCTTTGCCACGTCGCCCGAAATCATGGCCGTGCTCGCCTCGGTGATCGGCGCGCTCGCCGTCACCGGCGGATTGTTCGGCTCGCTGCACTTCGATACGCCGTCCGGTCCCTCGATCGTGGTTGCGGCGATGGGGCTTTTCGTGCTCAGCCTTTTGCCGTTCGGCCGGAACGGCGAAACCGAAACGGCTATTCACTCGACGCATGGAGGGCATCACTGA